A window of the Henckelia pumila isolate YLH828 chromosome 3, ASM3356847v2, whole genome shotgun sequence genome harbors these coding sequences:
- the LOC140886868 gene encoding uncharacterized protein isoform X3, producing the protein MDMSVGSFTKKSEECRICHDEDDNSNMDTPCSCRGSLKYAHRTCVQRWCNEKGDTICEICHQQFRPDYTAPPPLFSYGGIPVNFRGNWEILRRDLHAPQFMSMASTDGSFLDPNFEEYPVPTSRSMLCCRIITVIFIVLLVLRHTLPFILYGADEYSVSLFMLLMLRTIGILVPIYVIVKALTAIQRRRRGQGLPIPAANSEEENELPRIQSESHLIHVP; encoded by the exons ATGGATATGAGTGTAGGATCTTTCACAAAGAAATCTGAAGAGTGCAGGATTTGCCATGACGAAGATGACAATTCAAACATGGACACTCCATGTTCATGTCGTGGAAGCTTGAAG TATGCTCACCGTACGTGTGTGCAAAGGTGGTGCAATGAAAAAGGTGATACTATCTGCGAGATTTGCCATCAG CAATTCAGGCCAGACTATACAGCGCCGCCGCCTTTATTCAGTTATGGTGGCATCCCAGTGAACTTCAG GGGAAACTGGGAGATACTAAGAAGGGACCTGCATGCTCCTCAGTTCATGTCAATGGCTTCTACCGATGGGAGTTTTCTTGATCCAAACTTTGAGGAATATCCAGTTCCCACTTCCCGAAGCATGTTATGCTGTCGCATAATCACTGTGATT TTCATAGTTCTTCTGGTTTTACGACACACACTACCATTTATCCTATATGGTGCTGACGAATACTCAGTTTCTCTGTTCATG TTGTTGATGTTGCGAACGATTGGGATCTTGGTTCCTATTTATGTCATTGTGAAAGCATTGACTGCTATACAAAGGCGTCGACGGGGACAG GGGCTCCCAATACCGGCTGCGAATTCGGAGGAAGAGAATGAGTTGCCTAGAATACAATCAGAGTCGCATCTTATCCACGTTCCATAA
- the LOC140886868 gene encoding uncharacterized protein isoform X1: MGDHFVLLVDRLLTESTLEAVIQSKNRLPSESTIENKRASLSIHRMDMSVGSFTKKSEECRICHDEDDNSNMDTPCSCRGSLKYAHRTCVQRWCNEKGDTICEICHQQFRPDYTAPPPLFSYGGIPVNFRGNWEILRRDLHAPQFMSMASTDGSFLDPNFEEYPVPTSRSMLCCRIITVIFIVLLVLRHTLPFILYGADEYSVSLFMLLMLRTIGILVPIYVIVKALTAIQRRRRGQGLPIPAANSEEENELPRIQSESHLIHVP, translated from the exons ATGGGCGATCACTTTGTGTTGCTGGTGGATAGATTGCTCACCGAGTCCACTCTCGAAGCCGTCATCCAGAGTAAAAATCGATTGCCCTCTGAATCCACTATTGAAAACAAGAGAGCTAGTCTTTCTATCCATAGAATGGATATGAGTGTAGGATCTTTCACAAAGAAATCTGAAGAGTGCAGGATTTGCCATGACGAAGATGACAATTCAAACATGGACACTCCATGTTCATGTCGTGGAAGCTTGAAG TATGCTCACCGTACGTGTGTGCAAAGGTGGTGCAATGAAAAAGGTGATACTATCTGCGAGATTTGCCATCAG CAATTCAGGCCAGACTATACAGCGCCGCCGCCTTTATTCAGTTATGGTGGCATCCCAGTGAACTTCAG GGGAAACTGGGAGATACTAAGAAGGGACCTGCATGCTCCTCAGTTCATGTCAATGGCTTCTACCGATGGGAGTTTTCTTGATCCAAACTTTGAGGAATATCCAGTTCCCACTTCCCGAAGCATGTTATGCTGTCGCATAATCACTGTGATT TTCATAGTTCTTCTGGTTTTACGACACACACTACCATTTATCCTATATGGTGCTGACGAATACTCAGTTTCTCTGTTCATG TTGTTGATGTTGCGAACGATTGGGATCTTGGTTCCTATTTATGTCATTGTGAAAGCATTGACTGCTATACAAAGGCGTCGACGGGGACAG GGGCTCCCAATACCGGCTGCGAATTCGGAGGAAGAGAATGAGTTGCCTAGAATACAATCAGAGTCGCATCTTATCCACGTTCCATAA
- the LOC140887899 gene encoding uncharacterized protein, whose product MAGIRFQPEDSDASQMSRQVAAIDLISDDDRSVAADSWSIKSDYGSTLDDEQRHVDAAEALSAASFRASSDYNSDKDESDPDAVPSMLGFQSYWDATYADELVNFREHGHAGEVWFGADVMEKVASWTKNLCLEMCQRHLQNHNNTNHLTAGQSEKDLSSWSVLDVGTGNGLLLQELAKQGFSDLTGTDYSEGAIDLARNLADRDGFTNIKFLVDDILETKLDRKFQLVTDKGTLDAIGLHPDGHIKRTLYWDSISGIVTAGGLLVITSCNSTKDELIQEVEAFNQRKSCASQEPNTIADQNTGKDPPPFQYIDHIRTYPTFTFGGSVGSRVATVAFLRN is encoded by the exons ATGGCCGGAATCAGATTTCAGCCGGAGGACTCGGATGCATCACAGATGTCGCGGCAGGTGGCAGCTATTGATCTGATATCCGACGACGACCGTTCTGTTGCGGCGGACTCCTGGTCCATCAAGAGCGACTATGGTAGCACTCTCGACGACGAGCAGCGTCACGTGGACGCCGCCGAGGCCCTCTCCGCCGCTTCGTTCCGAGCCTCCTCTGACTACAA TTCTGACAAAGATGAGTCAGATCCGGACGCAGTTCCTTCAATGTTGGGCTTTCAAAGTTATTGGGATGCCACATATGCGGATGAATTGGTGAATTTTCGGGAACATGGCCATGCTGGTGAAGTTTG GTTTGGAGCTGATGTAATGGAAAAAGTTGCTTCCTGGACTAAAAACTTATGTCTTGAAATGTGTCAGCGTCACTTGCAAAATCACAATAATACAAATCATTTGACTGCTGGGCAGTCTGAAAAGGATTTGTCTAGCTGGAGCGTGCTGGATGTTGGGACTGGTAATGGTTTGCTTCTCCAGGAGCTTGCTAAGCAGGG GTTCTCTGATCTCACTGGGACTGATTACAGTGAAGGGGCTATTGACCTTGCTCGAAACCTTGCTGATCGTGATGGATTCACCAACATTAAATTTCTG GTCGATGATATCCTTGAAACCAAACTGGATCGGAAGTTTCAGCTTGTTACCGACAAGGGGACCCTGGATGCCATTGGATTGCATCCTGATGGTCATATTAAAAG GACGTTGTATTGGGACTCCATTTCGGGAATTGTGACTGCTGGTGGATTATTG GTCATCACGTCTTGCAACAGTACAAAAGATGAACTGATACAAGAGGTGGAGGCTTTCAATCAAAGGAAGAGCTGTGCCTCTCAGGAACCAAACACTATTGCAGACCAAAACACAGGTAAAGATCCCCCTCCATTCCAATACATAGACCATATTCGCACATATCCAACATTTACCTTTGGAGGATCAGTTGGATCGCGTGTTGCAACTGTGGCATTTCTGAGGAACTAA
- the LOC140886867 gene encoding eukaryotic translation initiation factor 5-like produces MALQNIGAGNSDDAFYRYKMPKMITKIEGRGNGIKTNIVNMVDIAKALARPASYTTKHFGCELGAQSKFDEKTGTSLVNGAHDTAKLAGLLETFIKKYVQCYGCGNPETEILITKNQMIQLKCAACGFVSDVDMRDKLTSFIVKNPPEPKKGSKDKKALRRAEKERLKEGEAADDELKKIKKDIKKKGSSKEGSSSRKKVGSSDEEHNSPPRSLVAAQQEEDTEDDVQWQTDTSMEAAQQRMKEQLTSVTADMVMLSTIENQKEKKPKATVRAHNGSRTALATKDDTKTKNEKTYIEKLVEGMRENISGMDANQFQSYLGTLSGSSSQEVMTALYEALLEGVDKGFAKEITKKTSYLTAAFGQNENSQLLLLRAIEEFSKKPNPHAVKEVALVLKVLYDADILEEENIMQWYDEGIAGSNIDSAVWKNAKPFIDWLQNADSESEEE; encoded by the coding sequence ATGGCTTTGCAAAATATAGGTGCCGGCAATAGTGATGATGCCTTCTATAGGTATAAGATGCCCAAGATGATCACCAAGATTGAGGGCCGTGGAAATGGGATCAAAACCAACATTGTTAACATGGTTGACATCGCAAAGGCTTTGGCCAGGCCAGCTTCATACACCACTAAACATTTTGGTTGTGAACTTGGGGCGCAATCTAAGTTTGATGAAAAAACTGGGACCTCCCTCGTGAATGGAGCACATGACACTGCCAAGCTTGCTGGTCTTCTAGAGACCTTCATTAAGAAGTACGTGCAGTGCTATGGTTGTGGAAACCCTGAAACCGAGATTCTGATTACTAAAAATCAGATGATCCAACTGAAATGTGCGGCTTGTGGTTTTGTTTCTGATGTTGACATGCGGGACAAGCTCACATCTTTCATAGTAAAGAATCCTCCTGAACCTAAGAAGGGGTCAAAAGACAAGAAAGCTCTTAGGAGGGCTGAGAAGGAGCGACTTAAGGAAGGTGAAGCAGCAGACGACGAACTGAAAAAGATTAAGAAAGACATCAAGAAAAAAGGTTCGTCAAAGGAGGGGAGCTCCAGCAGAAAGAAAGTAGGAAGCTCGGATGAGGAACACAATTCACCTCCTCGAAGCTTAGTAGCTGCTCAGCAGGAAGAGGACACCGAAGATGATGTTCAGTGGCAAACTGACACTTCAATGGAAGCGGCTCAACAACGAATGAAAGAGCAACTTACTTCTGTTACGGCTGACATGGTGATGCTTTCTACCATCGAAAACCAGAAAGAGAAGAAGCCAAAGGCTACTGTTCGGGCACATAATGGTTCAAGAACTGCTTTAGCCACAAAGGATGATACTAAGACAAAGAATGAGAAGACATATATTGAGAAACTTGTTGAGGGGATGAGAGAAAATATTAGTGGAATGGATGCTAACCAATTCCAATCCTATTTAGGAACACTATCGGGCTCTTCTTCTCAGGAGGTGATGACTGCTTTGTACGAGGCACTCCTGGAGGGTGTTGATAAAGGTTTTGCAAAGGAGATTACCAAGAAAACAAGCTATCTTACAGCCGCTTTTGGTCAGAATGAGAACTCACAATTGCTTTTGCTACGAGCTATTGAAGAATTCAGCAAAAAGCCAAACCCACACGCAGTGAAGGAAGTGGCCCTCGTTTTGAAAGTTCTGTATGATGCTGACATCTTGGAGGAAGAAAACATCATGCAGTGGTATGATGAAGGAATTGCCGGAAGCAACATTGACTCTGCTGTATGGAAGAATGCTAAACCTTTCATTGATTGGCTCCAGAATGCTGACTCAGAAAGTGAGGAGGAATAA
- the LOC140886868 gene encoding uncharacterized protein isoform X2, whose protein sequence is MGDHFVLLVDRLLTESTLEAVIQSKNRLPSESTIENKRASLSIHRMDMSVGSFTKKSEECRICHDEDDNSNMDTPCSCRGSLKYAHRTCVQRWCNEKGDTICEICHQQFRPDYTAPPPLFSYGGIPVNFRGNWEILRRDLHAPQFMSMASTDGSFLDPNFEEYPVPTSRSMLCCRIITVILLMLRTIGILVPIYVIVKALTAIQRRRRGQGLPIPAANSEEENELPRIQSESHLIHVP, encoded by the exons ATGGGCGATCACTTTGTGTTGCTGGTGGATAGATTGCTCACCGAGTCCACTCTCGAAGCCGTCATCCAGAGTAAAAATCGATTGCCCTCTGAATCCACTATTGAAAACAAGAGAGCTAGTCTTTCTATCCATAGAATGGATATGAGTGTAGGATCTTTCACAAAGAAATCTGAAGAGTGCAGGATTTGCCATGACGAAGATGACAATTCAAACATGGACACTCCATGTTCATGTCGTGGAAGCTTGAAG TATGCTCACCGTACGTGTGTGCAAAGGTGGTGCAATGAAAAAGGTGATACTATCTGCGAGATTTGCCATCAG CAATTCAGGCCAGACTATACAGCGCCGCCGCCTTTATTCAGTTATGGTGGCATCCCAGTGAACTTCAG GGGAAACTGGGAGATACTAAGAAGGGACCTGCATGCTCCTCAGTTCATGTCAATGGCTTCTACCGATGGGAGTTTTCTTGATCCAAACTTTGAGGAATATCCAGTTCCCACTTCCCGAAGCATGTTATGCTGTCGCATAATCACTGTGATT TTGTTGATGTTGCGAACGATTGGGATCTTGGTTCCTATTTATGTCATTGTGAAAGCATTGACTGCTATACAAAGGCGTCGACGGGGACAG GGGCTCCCAATACCGGCTGCGAATTCGGAGGAAGAGAATGAGTTGCCTAGAATACAATCAGAGTCGCATCTTATCCACGTTCCATAA